One Pseudomonas fluorescens genomic region harbors:
- the dmeF gene encoding CDF family Co(II)/Ni(II) efflux transporter DmeF translates to MNSTNINYTHDHVFLGSAHDENAKRTLWVVALTVVMMVGEITAGYITGSMALLADGFHMATHAGALGIAAAAYGYAKRHASSQRYSFGTGKVGDLGGFASALILGMVSLGIGVESVMRLLQPSEVQFGTATLIAIAGLIVNIVSALLLGHGHSHGHDHDHGHAHAHDHHGNDNNLKSAYVHVIADALTSVLAIAALLAGRYLGWVWLDPVMGIVGAIVIARWAWTLIGITAGVLLDQTDTHVAEEIRELVEKPGDATITDLHVWRVGPQAHAAIGSVLGEPTANADSIRERLKPVHEVSHLTVEFRPL, encoded by the coding sequence ATGAACAGCACGAACATCAACTACACACACGACCATGTGTTCCTTGGCTCAGCGCACGACGAAAATGCCAAGCGTACGCTTTGGGTTGTGGCATTGACCGTGGTCATGATGGTTGGCGAGATCACCGCTGGCTATATCACGGGCTCGATGGCGTTACTGGCTGATGGCTTTCACATGGCAACTCATGCCGGCGCATTGGGTATCGCGGCGGCGGCTTATGGATACGCAAAACGCCACGCTTCCAGCCAGCGCTACAGTTTCGGTACCGGAAAGGTCGGAGACTTGGGCGGCTTCGCCTCGGCGCTGATTCTCGGCATGGTCTCGCTGGGCATTGGCGTTGAGTCTGTCATGCGCCTGTTGCAGCCATCGGAAGTTCAGTTCGGCACCGCTACGCTCATTGCAATCGCCGGTCTGATCGTCAACATTGTCAGTGCCCTGTTGCTGGGGCACGGACACAGTCATGGGCACGATCACGATCACGGCCATGCCCATGCGCATGACCATCACGGTAACGACAACAACCTGAAATCGGCTTACGTTCACGTCATCGCAGACGCGCTGACTTCCGTTCTGGCCATCGCTGCACTGCTCGCCGGCCGGTATCTCGGCTGGGTGTGGCTGGACCCGGTCATGGGCATTGTCGGCGCCATTGTCATTGCGCGCTGGGCATGGACCTTGATAGGAATCACCGCAGGCGTATTGCTGGATCAGACAGACACACATGTGGCCGAAGAAATTCGCGAACTGGTGGAGAAACCGGGGGATGCCACCATCACGGACTTGCACGTCTGGCGGGTGGGTCCACAAGCCCATGCGGCCATCGGCAGCGTCCTGGGTGAGCCCACTGCGAACGCCGACAGCATTCGTGAGCGCCTCAAGCCAGTTCACGAAGTCAGTCATCTGACGGTCGAGTTTCGGCCTCTCTGA